A window of the Mauremys reevesii isolate NIE-2019 unplaced genomic scaffold, ASM1616193v1 Contig12, whole genome shotgun sequence genome harbors these coding sequences:
- the LOC120392858 gene encoding C-type lectin domain family 2 member D-like: protein MTTVIIALVAALIVVTSKQPPPWPPAASWCPDGWIRIQGKCYYFSKAEENWTYSQSFCSSHGASLAGIESPQELGSLLPYEGRLDHWIGLRKDTGQVWKWADGTEFDRRFEIQGGADCVCLDEDLTVTTSSCSTPRKWICSKPDTPAKGEEGAVGGDS, encoded by the exons ATGACGACCGTCATCATCGCTCTAGTAGCAGCTTTGATAG TGGTAACATCTAAGCAGCCTCCTCCAtggccccctgctgcctcctggtgcccggACGGCTGGATCCGGATCCAAGGGAAATGTTACTATTTTTCTAAGGCTGAGGAGAACTGGACCTACAGCCAGAGCTTCTGCTCGTCACACGGtgcctccctggcagggattgAGAGTCCGCAGGAGCTG GGTTCCCTGCTGCCATATGAAGGCAGACTGGACCACTGGATCGGCCTCCGGAAGGACACGGGCCAGGTCTGGAAATGGGCCGACGGGACCGAGTTTGACCGTCG GTTTGAAATACAAGGAGGAGCAGACTGTGTGTGCCTGGATGAAGACCTCACTGTCACCACGTCAAGCTGCAGCACACCAAGAAAATGGATCTGCAGTAAACCTGATACCCCTGcgaagggagaggagggagcagtgggaggggatTCATGA